In one Deinococcus planocerae genomic region, the following are encoded:
- a CDS encoding hydroxypyruvate isomerase family protein translates to MTGPAPASNVDSRTPATFRQSFTWWTFAGPGTDADALLGDAARIGYEAVELLPLDLWPNARKAGLTISAMNGHRSIEEGLNRREHHARILRELEENVRLAARWGVTNLICFSGNRAGLADPEGAEVTAEGLRRAAPLAESAGVTLVLELLNSRVDHPDYQCDRTAWGVGVVRQVASPSVKLLYDVYHAQIMEGDLIRNIREHAEHFAHYHTAGNPGRRDLDDTQEIHYPGVLRAIQGTGYTGYVAHEFVPKGDPVQALRAAFDLTVSSLQKGDT, encoded by the coding sequence GTGACCGGCCCCGCGCCTGCCTCCAACGTGGACTCGCGGACCCCCGCGACCTTCCGGCAGTCGTTTACGTGGTGGACCTTCGCGGGGCCGGGCACGGACGCCGACGCCCTGCTGGGGGACGCGGCACGCATCGGCTACGAGGCGGTCGAACTTCTGCCTCTTGACCTCTGGCCGAACGCGAGAAAAGCGGGCTTGACGATCTCCGCGATGAACGGACACCGCTCCATCGAGGAGGGCCTGAACCGCCGCGAGCACCACGCCCGCATCCTGCGCGAGTTGGAGGAGAATGTCCGGCTGGCGGCACGCTGGGGCGTGACCAACCTGATCTGCTTCAGCGGCAACCGCGCGGGGCTGGCCGACCCCGAGGGCGCCGAGGTCACCGCCGAGGGGCTGCGCCGGGCCGCGCCGCTGGCCGAGTCGGCGGGCGTGACACTCGTGCTCGAACTTCTCAACTCCCGCGTCGATCACCCCGACTACCAGTGCGACCGCACGGCCTGGGGCGTGGGGGTGGTGCGGCAGGTCGCCTCCCCGAGCGTCAAGCTGCTGTACGACGTGTACCACGCGCAGATCATGGAGGGCGACCTGATCCGCAACATCCGCGAGCACGCCGAGCACTTCGCCCACTACCACACGGCGGGGAACCCCGGGCGCCGCGACCTCGACGACACGCAGGAGATCCACTACCCGGGCGTGCTGCGAGCGATCCAGGGCACGGGGTACACCGGATACGTCGCCCACGAGTTCGTCCCAAAGGGGGACCCCGTACAGGCCCTGCGCGCCGCGTTTGACCTCACGGTGAGCAGCCTTCAGAAGGGAGACACATGA
- a CDS encoding Gfo/Idh/MocA family protein, producing the protein MTGARVRVALVGAGRWGREHARVFAAREDVELVAVAGRTPERTRARAQEYGVRAYTSIPEMLQAERPDLVSLSLPNQGHFGPTLEVIRAGVPLLAEKPLVFDLGEADILLEEARRRNLFFAINFNHRYAKPVQLARAAIEGGRLGEIVFASWRFGGEGESDHPHANLIETQCHGFDMLEYLCGPVSNVSAHMTDKTGGGYRTLALALTFESGAVGTLLGTYDASYAHPDTHRLEVGGTLGRLVIHDTVRRFDFHPNGSELGEVWEAGYFNDRGREFHRTFDAHLDALLAAFRAGEGPPVHAEAGRRALLLAHAAIRSFETGRAVEVGRPAVAVG; encoded by the coding sequence GTGACCGGCGCGAGGGTGCGGGTGGCGCTCGTCGGGGCCGGACGCTGGGGACGCGAGCACGCCCGGGTCTTCGCCGCGCGGGAGGATGTGGAGCTGGTCGCCGTCGCGGGCCGCACGCCGGAGCGGACACGTGCCCGCGCCCAGGAGTACGGCGTCCGCGCCTATACGAGCATCCCGGAGATGCTCCAGGCCGAGCGGCCCGACCTCGTGAGCCTCAGCCTGCCCAACCAGGGGCACTTCGGGCCGACCCTGGAGGTCATCCGCGCGGGCGTGCCCCTCCTCGCGGAAAAGCCGCTGGTCTTCGACCTCGGCGAGGCGGACATCTTGCTGGAGGAGGCGCGGCGGCGGAACCTCTTTTTCGCCATCAACTTCAACCACCGCTACGCGAAACCCGTTCAACTCGCCAGGGCCGCCATCGAGGGGGGGCGCCTCGGTGAGATCGTTTTCGCCTCCTGGCGCTTCGGGGGTGAGGGGGAAAGCGACCACCCCCACGCCAACCTGATCGAGACCCAGTGCCACGGCTTCGACATGCTCGAATACCTGTGCGGGCCGGTCTCCAACGTGTCGGCGCATATGACCGACAAGACGGGCGGCGGCTACCGCACCCTCGCGCTGGCGCTCACCTTCGAATCGGGGGCGGTGGGCACCCTGCTGGGCACCTACGACGCCTCCTACGCGCACCCCGACACGCACCGGCTGGAGGTGGGCGGCACGCTCGGGCGCCTTGTCATTCACGACACGGTACGGCGCTTCGACTTCCACCCCAACGGAAGCGAACTCGGGGAGGTGTGGGAGGCGGGGTATTTCAACGACCGGGGGCGCGAGTTCCACCGCACTTTCGACGCCCACCTGGACGCGCTGCTCGCGGCCTTCCGCGCGGGGGAGGGGCCGCCCGTCCACGCCGAGGCAGGGCGCCGCGCCCTGCTCCTCGCCCACGCCGCCATCCGGTCCTTCGAGACGGGGCGGGCGGTGGAGGTGGGGCGGCCCGCCGTGGCCGTCGGGTAA
- a CDS encoding sugar phosphate isomerase/epimerase family protein: MRLGGPVFAPLTDPDAWVEAARRHGYEAVFCPADDGPLEQATGCAKAAVRAGLLLAEVPAWSNPISTDDAKRRASIRRCQERLALADELGAHCCVNIAGSRGEQWDGPHPSHYDEDVFDLIVATVQEIIDAVGPKRTFYTLETMPWTPPDSADSYLRLIRAVDRTGFGVHFDPVNLINSPERYSRNGQLIEDFALRLGPHIKSCHAKDVTLHPRMLAHIDEVRPGLGGLDYPAFLRALDRLDPELPLILEHLPNEEEYALAARHIREVARSLEGEHVAR, translated from the coding sequence ATGAGGCTGGGAGGACCCGTCTTCGCCCCCCTGACCGACCCTGACGCCTGGGTCGAGGCCGCGCGCCGCCACGGCTACGAGGCGGTGTTTTGCCCGGCGGACGACGGCCCGCTCGAACAGGCCACCGGGTGCGCCAAGGCCGCCGTCCGCGCCGGACTCCTCCTCGCCGAGGTGCCCGCGTGGTCAAACCCCATCAGCACCGACGACGCGAAGCGCCGCGCCTCGATCCGGCGCTGTCAGGAGCGGCTGGCGCTCGCGGACGAACTCGGCGCCCACTGCTGCGTCAACATCGCCGGGTCGCGCGGGGAGCAGTGGGACGGCCCACACCCCAGCCACTACGACGAGGACGTGTTCGATCTGATCGTGGCAACGGTTCAGGAGATCATCGATGCGGTAGGGCCGAAGCGCACGTTCTACACGCTGGAGACGATGCCCTGGACGCCTCCCGACTCGGCGGACAGCTACCTGCGCCTGATCCGCGCCGTGGACCGAACCGGCTTCGGGGTGCATTTCGACCCGGTGAACCTGATCAACAGCCCTGAGCGGTACTCCCGCAACGGGCAGCTCATCGAGGATTTTGCCTTGCGCCTCGGCCCACACATCAAGAGCTGCCACGCCAAGGACGTGACCCTGCACCCCAGGATGCTCGCGCACATTGACGAGGTGCGGCCCGGCCTCGGGGGGCTCGATTACCCCGCGTTCCTGCGCGCCCTCGACCGCCTCGACCCCGAGCTGCCCCTGATCCTCGAACACCTTCCAAACGAGGAGGAGTACGCCCTGGCGGCGCGGCACATCCGCGAGGTCGCGCGTTCCCTGGAGGGCGAGCACGTCGCGCGCTGA
- a CDS encoding excalibur calcium-binding domain-containing protein produces the protein MGDLGFRRAGRAPLRRGEPGYSTKLDRDGDRVACE, from the coding sequence GTGGGAGACCTCGGATTTCGACGAGCGGGCCGGGCGCCCCTGCGACGTGGGGAGCCCGGGTACAGCACCAAGCTCGACCGGGACGGAGACCGCGTGGCCTGCGAGTAG
- a CDS encoding nucleoside deaminase gives MNDRDRTHLTRCVELAEEALRSGNDPFGSLLVSPSGEVLFEDHNRTASGDATGHPEFAIARWAASHLTPQERAGATVYTSGEHCPMCAAAHGWVGLGRIVYATSAAQLTAWLEEFGAPPAPVNPLPIGAVLREATVEGPEPSLSERLRELHRHNAARSPGR, from the coding sequence GTGAACGACCGTGATCGAACCCACCTGACCCGCTGCGTCGAGCTGGCCGAGGAAGCGCTCAGGTCCGGCAACGACCCCTTCGGCTCGCTGCTGGTGTCGCCCTCGGGCGAGGTCCTGTTCGAGGACCACAACCGCACCGCCTCCGGCGACGCCACCGGACACCCGGAGTTCGCCATCGCCCGCTGGGCCGCGTCCCACCTCACCCCCCAGGAACGCGCGGGCGCCACCGTCTACACCTCCGGGGAGCACTGCCCCATGTGTGCCGCCGCGCACGGCTGGGTCGGGCTGGGCCGCATCGTGTACGCGACTTCCGCCGCGCAGCTCACGGCCTGGCTGGAAGAGTTCGGCGCTCCCCCCGCGCCGGTGAACCCGCTCCCCATCGGGGCGGTGTTGCGTGAGGCGACGGTCGAGGGACCGGAACCCTCCCTGAGTGAGCGCCTGCGCGAGTTGCACCGGCACAACGCCGCACGCTCCCCCGGTCGCTGA
- a CDS encoding zinc-binding dehydrogenase, with amino-acid sequence MIDFPTIPATMRVPVFVGEGHIEFGEKPVPEPGAGQLLLRVAANALCGSERPQYLGGSAVTPGHEAAGVVAAAGPNTRTPVGTPGVVFLMDYCGECRSCRLGHTNQCLAKRADYGFTHDGGYAPFELVNENVFFPVDPDLPLTEATLLLDVMGTCSHAVERARHLREDIESLLVAGAGPVGLGMVAMARLLLGEGVRVLVTDVSPHRLDLAARLGALPVNVAEGSLAEGLGRHGLGAVDAAIDASGKGAARQEALANLSQRGVLVCVGHGEGLNLTVSSDLIAPERSVLGSEYFRYDELPGNLDLLRRHRAYLSQIITHRFPPEEIGSAFELFFSGRSGKVVIEQ; translated from the coding sequence TTGATCGACTTCCCCACCATTCCCGCCACCATGCGGGTGCCCGTCTTCGTCGGAGAGGGGCACATCGAGTTCGGCGAGAAGCCCGTTCCCGAACCCGGCGCGGGGCAACTGCTCCTGCGCGTCGCCGCCAACGCCCTGTGCGGCTCCGAGCGTCCCCAGTACCTGGGGGGCTCCGCCGTCACCCCCGGGCACGAGGCCGCCGGGGTGGTCGCCGCCGCCGGGCCGAACACCCGCACCCCGGTCGGCACCCCCGGCGTGGTCTTCCTGATGGACTACTGCGGCGAGTGCCGCTCCTGCCGCCTGGGGCACACCAACCAGTGCCTCGCCAAGCGGGCCGACTACGGCTTCACCCACGACGGCGGGTACGCCCCTTTTGAGCTCGTGAACGAGAACGTCTTCTTCCCCGTGGACCCGGACCTGCCCCTGACCGAGGCGACGCTGCTCCTCGACGTGATGGGGACCTGCTCTCACGCCGTCGAGCGTGCCCGGCACCTGCGTGAGGACATCGAGAGCCTGCTCGTCGCCGGGGCGGGTCCGGTCGGCCTCGGCATGGTCGCGATGGCGCGGCTGCTGCTGGGGGAGGGGGTGCGGGTCCTCGTCACCGACGTGTCCCCGCACCGCCTCGACCTCGCCGCGCGGCTGGGGGCGCTGCCGGTCAATGTCGCGGAAGGGAGCCTCGCCGAGGGGCTGGGACGGCACGGCCTGGGCGCCGTGGACGCCGCCATCGACGCGAGCGGGAAGGGGGCGGCCCGGCAGGAGGCCTTGGCGAACCTCTCCCAGCGCGGCGTCCTGGTGTGTGTCGGACACGGCGAGGGGCTGAATCTCACGGTGTCGTCCGACCTGATCGCGCCCGAGCGGTCGGTGCTGGGAAGCGAGTACTTCCGCTACGACGAGCTGCCCGGCAACCTCGACCTGCTGCGGCGGCACCGCGCGTACCTGTCCCAGATCATCACCCACCGCTTTCCCCCCGAGGAGATCGGCTCGGCCTTCGAGCTGTTCTTCTCGGGGCGCAGCGGCAAGGTGGTGATCGAGCAGTGA
- a CDS encoding putative bifunctional diguanylate cyclase/phosphodiesterase, producing MAALLLVYVLLCSVLFTLWLPGPETAYRLDQDLLLPLGLLGTLAALLARRGAEGRTRWAWTGMLAAHLTLVAALIAESLHVHLGGPVREDGPVADLLFALISPPMVAGLLLLPSAPALARDRLKLVIDVLTLALAAGMAGWAGLVRWPQEAAARWGLPLPPLGPDKLAQLAGGLVFVVLGALVLLAPATPRTVRPARWLLFAGFLFGLSVLVFETPLGQLPALQTHKLLSVSGWALAELCFVLAALRQWQDATRRADLLLDNGALLSAALPYGALITLYLLFFASFPGDLRMREWSAAACFTATLLMLTRQGLVIHENVQIGVALRERTLALEESDRRKDELLTALAHQARHDALTGLLGRAAFTAHLEAAVRQASLTGEGLAVLFVDLDGFKAVNDTLGHAAGDALLREVAVRLRGAVPPPGLVARLSGDEFTALLPGLGGQEAERVAQAIIKGLSRPYLLAGRQAGVTGSVGLSVYPADATDADTLLGHADTAMYHAKARGKNAWRAYTPEMDPAAGIGPLLRGAAGRGEFTLHYQPQFDTLGRRVLALEALLRWTHPELGPVDPGRFIPVAEDSGLIVEIGAWVLDEACRQNAAWQRAGLAPVRVAVNVSPAQLAREAFAAEVGDTLRRHALAGTWLELEVTERLALREVERAVAVLREVRRLGVRVALDDFGQGHSSLGHLAHLPLDVLKVDRALIQDLGRAAQADRVTQAVVALGRGLGLEVVAEGVETPAQLAAAAALGCERTQGFLLGRPLPAAEIEPHLRLEAGQKPIQEGA from the coding sequence GTGGCCGCCCTGCTGCTGGTGTATGTCTTGCTGTGCAGCGTGCTCTTCACCCTCTGGCTGCCCGGCCCGGAGACCGCGTACCGCTTGGACCAGGACCTGCTGCTGCCGCTCGGCCTGTTGGGCACCCTGGCGGCCCTGCTGGCCCGGCGGGGCGCCGAGGGCCGCACCCGGTGGGCCTGGACCGGTATGCTCGCGGCCCACCTCACGCTGGTCGCCGCCCTGATCGCCGAGAGCTTGCACGTGCATCTGGGAGGCCCCGTGCGCGAGGACGGCCCGGTCGCGGACCTGCTGTTCGCCCTGATTTCTCCCCCGATGGTGGCCGGGCTGCTGCTGTTGCCCAGCGCTCCTGCCCTCGCCCGGGACCGGCTCAAGCTCGTCATCGACGTGCTCACCCTCGCGCTGGCAGCGGGCATGGCGGGGTGGGCGGGGCTGGTGCGCTGGCCGCAGGAGGCCGCCGCGCGTTGGGGCCTGCCGCTGCCCCCCCTCGGTCCCGACAAGCTCGCCCAGCTTGCGGGCGGCCTGGTGTTCGTGGTGCTCGGCGCGCTGGTCTTGCTCGCGCCCGCCACGCCCCGCACCGTGCGCCCCGCCCGCTGGCTGCTGTTCGCCGGGTTCTTGTTCGGCCTCTCAGTCCTCGTGTTCGAGACGCCATTGGGGCAACTGCCCGCCCTCCAGACGCACAAGCTGCTGTCGGTCAGCGGGTGGGCACTCGCCGAGCTGTGCTTCGTGCTCGCCGCCCTGCGCCAGTGGCAGGACGCCACCCGGCGCGCGGACCTCCTCCTCGACAACGGGGCCCTCCTGAGCGCGGCGCTGCCGTACGGCGCCCTGATCACGCTGTACCTGCTGTTTTTCGCCTCCTTCCCGGGCGACCTCCGGATGCGCGAGTGGAGTGCCGCCGCGTGCTTCACGGCGACCCTGCTGATGCTGACCCGGCAGGGACTGGTGATTCACGAGAACGTGCAGATCGGTGTGGCGCTGCGCGAGCGGACCCTGGCCCTGGAGGAGTCGGACCGCCGCAAGGACGAGCTGCTCACGGCCCTCGCCCACCAGGCGCGGCACGACGCCCTGACCGGACTGCTGGGCCGCGCCGCCTTCACGGCCCACCTGGAGGCGGCGGTTCGCCAGGCCAGCCTGACCGGAGAGGGGCTCGCGGTGCTGTTCGTGGACCTCGACGGCTTCAAGGCGGTGAATGACACCCTCGGGCACGCGGCGGGCGACGCCCTGCTGCGCGAGGTCGCCGTCCGGCTGCGCGGGGCCGTGCCTCCGCCGGGTCTGGTCGCGCGGCTCAGCGGCGACGAGTTCACCGCGCTGCTGCCCGGGCTGGGCGGCCAGGAGGCCGAGCGGGTGGCCCAGGCCATCATCAAGGGCCTCTCCCGGCCTTACCTGCTGGCGGGCCGGCAGGCCGGGGTGACGGGATCGGTGGGACTGAGTGTGTACCCTGCCGACGCCACCGACGCAGACACGCTGCTGGGGCACGCGGACACCGCCATGTACCACGCCAAGGCGCGTGGCAAGAACGCCTGGCGCGCCTACACGCCGGAGATGGACCCGGCGGCGGGGATCGGTCCCCTGCTGCGCGGCGCCGCCGGGCGCGGCGAGTTCACGCTGCACTACCAGCCGCAGTTCGACACCCTGGGCCGCCGGGTGCTCGCCCTGGAGGCGCTGCTGCGCTGGACCCACCCCGAACTCGGACCGGTCGACCCGGGCCGCTTCATCCCCGTGGCCGAGGACAGCGGCCTGATCGTCGAGATCGGGGCCTGGGTGCTCGACGAGGCGTGCCGCCAGAACGCGGCGTGGCAGCGCGCCGGGCTCGCCCCCGTGCGCGTCGCGGTGAACGTGTCCCCTGCCCAGCTCGCCCGCGAGGCGTTCGCGGCGGAGGTGGGGGACACCTTGCGTCGCCACGCGCTGGCGGGCACCTGGCTGGAACTGGAGGTGACCGAGCGGCTCGCGCTGCGCGAGGTGGAGCGCGCCGTCGCGGTGCTGCGCGAGGTGCGGCGGCTGGGGGTGCGCGTGGCCCTCGACGACTTCGGTCAGGGCCACTCCTCGCTGGGACACCTCGCGCATCTGCCCCTCGACGTGCTCAAGGTGGACCGCGCCCTGATTCAGGACCTGGGCCGCGCCGCGCAGGCGGACCGGGTGACCCAGGCGGTGGTGGCCCTGGGCCGGGGGCTGGGGCTCGAGGTGGTGGCGGAGGGCGTGGAGACACCGGCGCAACTCGCGGCCGCGGCGGCGCTGGGCTGCGAACGCACCCAGGGCTTCTTGCTCGGTCGCCCGCTGCCCGCGGCTGAGATCGAGCCGCACCTGAGGCTAGAGGCTGGGCAGAAGCCTATCCAAGAAGGGGCCTGA
- a CDS encoding HAD family hydrolase, whose amino-acid sequence MAPSGFPRPRALLFDIDGTLADTEPLHWRSWRAVLAPRGVEVEGACYRSRVSGRTRQDVLLDLLPGLAPADAARLLNERDEVYRRLARDLTPLPGTRSLLAWAADRGLRLAAVTDATRANAELVLRATELWEAFACIVLAEGVGVGKPDPAPYREALRRLGLAARGGVGLRGLTGWRALGPRGGGEGHRGRHLSPPGGPGALRCRARRAGLHGWAVVRAVGGEAWTSPAEGSLIWACPREDVEERHTAVNGEE is encoded by the coding sequence GTGGCCCCGTCCGGCTTCCCACGCCCGCGTGCCCTGCTCTTCGACATTGACGGGACGCTTGCCGACACCGAGCCGCTGCACTGGCGGTCCTGGCGCGCGGTCCTGGCGCCGCGCGGGGTCGAGGTGGAGGGGGCGTGTTACCGCAGCCGCGTGAGCGGGCGGACCCGGCAGGACGTGCTGCTCGACCTCCTGCCGGGGCTTGCCCCCGCCGACGCGGCCCGGTTGCTGAACGAACGGGATGAGGTCTACCGCCGTCTGGCGCGGGACTTGACGCCGCTGCCCGGCACGCGGTCCCTGCTGGCGTGGGCCGCCGACCGGGGCCTGCGCCTCGCCGCGGTGACCGACGCGACCCGGGCGAACGCCGAACTCGTGCTGAGAGCCACTGAACTGTGGGAAGCCTTCGCCTGCATCGTCCTCGCCGAGGGGGTCGGCGTGGGCAAGCCGGATCCCGCCCCGTACCGGGAGGCCCTGCGCCGCCTGGGGCTGGCGGCCCGGGGAGGCGTTGGCCTTCGAGGACTTACCGGATGGCGTGCGCTCGGCCCGCGGGGCGGGGGTGAGGGTCATCGGGGTCGCCACCTTTCACCCCCCGGAGGTCCTGGCGCACTCAGGTGCCGAGCTCGCCGTGCAGGACTTCACGGATGGGCGGTTGTGAGAGCTGTTGGGGGCGAGGCGTGGACGTCCCCAGCGGAGGGTTCTTTGATCTGGGCTTGCCCGCGTGAAGACGTGGAGGAGCGCCACACGGCAGTGAACGGCGAGGAGTGA
- a CDS encoding zinc-binding dehydrogenase: protein MTVTGTRTRTSALIVQPREVEVRETPLPPLGPNDVLVENIASGISSGTEMNVYRGLAPQWHRRQDPVTRLFVPGGEPQWAYPLAYGYASVGRVVEVGDEVLDRAPGQLVFAYSPHQTLSVVPRVLTLPLPADTDPTSGVFVANLNTAFNGLLDARPVPGSDLVVFGAGVIGQLLVRLLARTGPRTLTVVDGITSRRETALRGGATHGLEPGDSVAPAVRELTGNRGADVAFEVSGASPALGEAIRTVGYEGLVVAMSWYGQPVNVDLGGEFHHNRVRVRSSQGNAVNPDLSPLWTVERRQAQCVAWLGGLDLASLVSHRFPIEEASEAYRLLDERPQETLQVVLTYGVSA from the coding sequence ATGACTGTCACCGGCACCAGAACCCGCACGTCCGCCCTGATCGTCCAGCCGCGCGAGGTCGAGGTGCGCGAGACGCCGCTGCCGCCCCTGGGGCCGAACGACGTCCTGGTCGAGAACATCGCCTCGGGCATCTCCTCGGGCACCGAGATGAACGTCTACCGCGGCCTGGCCCCGCAGTGGCACCGCCGCCAGGACCCGGTGACCCGGCTGTTCGTGCCCGGGGGCGAGCCGCAGTGGGCCTACCCGCTCGCCTACGGCTACGCCAGCGTGGGGCGGGTGGTGGAGGTCGGCGATGAGGTGCTCGACCGTGCGCCCGGACAACTGGTGTTCGCCTACAGCCCGCACCAGACGCTCTCGGTGGTGCCGCGCGTGCTGACCCTCCCGCTGCCGGCGGACACCGACCCCACCTCGGGTGTGTTCGTCGCCAACCTCAACACCGCGTTCAACGGTCTTCTCGACGCCCGCCCCGTGCCGGGGAGCGACTTGGTGGTCTTCGGGGCGGGCGTGATCGGCCAACTGCTCGTCCGCCTGCTCGCCCGCACCGGGCCGCGCACCCTCACGGTGGTGGACGGCATCACGTCCCGCCGGGAAACGGCGCTGCGGGGCGGCGCCACGCATGGCCTCGAACCCGGCGACTCGGTGGCGCCTGCCGTACGGGAGCTGACCGGGAACCGTGGGGCGGACGTGGCCTTCGAGGTGTCGGGGGCGAGTCCGGCCCTGGGCGAGGCGATTCGCACCGTCGGCTACGAGGGGCTGGTCGTGGCGATGTCGTGGTACGGGCAGCCCGTGAACGTGGACCTCGGCGGGGAGTTCCACCACAACCGGGTGCGGGTGCGCTCCTCGCAGGGCAACGCCGTCAACCCCGACCTCTCGCCGCTGTGGACGGTGGAGCGCCGCCAGGCCCAGTGCGTCGCGTGGCTGGGCGGCCTGGACCTGGCGTCCCTCGTCAGCCACCGCTTTCCCATCGAGGAGGCGAGCGAGGCGTACCGGCTGCTCGACGAGCGGCCCCAGGAGACGTTGCAAGTCGTCCTCACCTATGGGGTCTCCGCGTGA